In the Paraflavitalea devenefica genome, one interval contains:
- the porU2 gene encoding putative type IX secretion system sortase PorU2 produces the protein MKRIFTLLLMLAALSGAGQSFNNEWIKFNQTYYKFKVANYEGLLRISKATLDAAGIGDAQVQFFELWRNGVKVPFYPSVASGTLPSNGYLEFWAQQNDGKPDRALYRDPSYQHADKYSLFTDTAVYFLSVNTDQSGSRYVDVTNNTGGPVPPVEPYFMHTAGKYFNDKINLGFAVDLKEYLYSSSYDKGEYWSSGSITPAVSNSTSLNNLYVYGSGPDATLKFGVSGNALNARTVKVNVGGTLVKDVVMDYFNDLHTTATVPLTNISSGTATVQFTNGSAIATDRFVASYYELTYPREFKFGNATNFKFTLPAKAAGYFLAIKDFNYGSLPPVLYDMALGERYVGDITTTPGSILFALPGSAAARNLVLVNAGAANVGAVNALTSKTFVNYSLAANQGNYLIISHPLLYTGSSGNNPVNDYKAYRESSDGGSNKVLIANIDELVDQFAFGIKKHPLSVRNFIRYARATFADQLKDVLLIGRGMVYTEYWGRQSDPLADRLNIIPTFGHPASDNLLSAATLTSTVSLTPIGRLSVVNGREIEDYLEKVKEYESVQRNAPNTLAGRGWMKNVVQVTGSSDSYLGTVLCNYMGVYKQIIEDTLFGGKASTFCKILAGTSDQSMTDQINRLFGEGICFLNYFGHSSATNLEFNLDNPQNYNNQGKYPVFFVNGCNAGNFFTWYPQRLSANETLSEKFVLAKQRGSIAFVASTHFGIVNYLNLYLTNLYNTIGRTDYNKTLGETSRDAFQLMINATGPSDFYTRLHAEQITLNGDPALRINAQGRPDYAIEESMVMVNPSFISIAETHFELKASFINLGRAVSDSIVVQVKQQYPNGSTAILYREKIAGIRYMDSVNLMVPIVATRDKGSHIFTISVDDAGEVDEVTENNNTVTKLVNIYQDEARPTYPYNYAIIKDPTQKLIASTANPFSALKEYIMEVDTSEKFNSFDKRSRTVSATGGIVEFDPQLSYKDSTVYYWRVSPVPPANGSYQWSNHSFMYLNNREGYNQSHFFQQGKSTAERMYLDTTSRQWKYGKRKNQLFVKNCIYQTGCSVEREFTVAVNDNDYIRSACIGKSLVFNVFDSVTFKPWVNSDANGNGLKRYGSADNACGSTRKWNFEFSYLTPASRKLMMDFMDSIPVGNFVVVRTFDYNNPNSLTPTWQNDTLLYGSDNSLYHKLSQAGFVDIDSINELRAWIFIYQKGHAQDFIPKSAFTDTFTTKTTLTANCYTIDTVGYISSPVLGPAKEWKELHWHGTSQETPSTDHASVSVIGINSNFVETPLMTVDKSVTQVDLSSVIAKDYPYMRLKMRNADSVSQTPYQLDYWRVYYTPMPEGSLAANVFLQTKDTVEAGEPYKFAIAFKNISKADFDSMNIKAIVTDNSNIPHTITIPKKKAIVSGDTLTVSLDLDSTDKFIGNNTLYIDVNPDNDQLEQYHFNNFLYRNFYVKPDKTNPFLDVTFDGVHILNRDIVSAKPHIQIRLKDEAKHLLLNDTSLSSVQVKYPDNTTRTYHFDNDTLRFTPATSGTDNSALIDFTPAFTSQTNPEGDEYELIIKGSDRSGNRAGSTEYRISFRVINKPMISNLLNYPNPFSTSTAFVFTITGSEMPQNIKIQVLTVTGKIVREITINELGPLRIGRNITEFKWDGTDQYGQKLANGVYLYRVVTSLNGRTMEKYKARNDDTDKFFTNGYGKMYLMR, from the coding sequence ATGAAGAGAATTTTTACACTGTTGTTAATGCTGGCGGCTTTGTCAGGTGCAGGCCAGTCATTTAACAATGAATGGATAAAGTTCAATCAGACTTATTATAAGTTCAAAGTAGCTAATTATGAAGGCTTACTGCGTATTTCCAAAGCAACCCTGGATGCTGCCGGTATTGGCGATGCGCAGGTGCAGTTTTTTGAACTGTGGCGCAATGGCGTAAAAGTGCCCTTCTATCCTTCTGTAGCCAGTGGCACGCTTCCTTCCAACGGATACCTCGAATTCTGGGCCCAGCAGAATGATGGCAAGCCAGACCGGGCCTTATACCGCGATCCCAGTTACCAGCATGCAGACAAGTATAGTTTATTTACAGATACCGCGGTCTATTTCCTCAGTGTGAATACCGATCAGTCGGGTTCCCGGTATGTGGACGTGACGAATAATACAGGAGGCCCTGTACCGCCTGTGGAGCCCTACTTCATGCACACGGCCGGCAAATACTTTAATGATAAGATCAACCTGGGATTTGCCGTTGACCTAAAAGAATACCTCTATTCTTCCTCTTATGACAAGGGAGAGTACTGGTCTTCGGGCAGTATTACGCCTGCCGTATCCAATAGTACCTCTCTCAATAATCTTTATGTATATGGCAGTGGTCCCGACGCCACCCTGAAATTCGGCGTATCGGGCAATGCGTTGAATGCACGCACCGTGAAAGTCAATGTTGGCGGTACGTTGGTGAAAGATGTGGTCATGGATTATTTTAACGACCTGCATACCACGGCTACAGTCCCATTAACTAATATCAGTAGTGGTACAGCCACTGTACAGTTTACAAATGGATCTGCTATTGCGACCGACCGTTTTGTGGCATCGTACTATGAACTTACCTATCCGCGGGAGTTTAAGTTTGGCAATGCGACCAATTTTAAATTTACGCTTCCTGCAAAAGCTGCCGGCTATTTCCTGGCCATCAAGGATTTCAACTACGGAAGCCTGCCGCCTGTATTGTATGATATGGCCCTGGGCGAACGCTATGTAGGGGATATTACCACTACGCCGGGATCTATACTCTTTGCACTCCCCGGCTCAGCCGCTGCCAGGAACCTGGTATTGGTAAATGCAGGAGCCGCCAATGTGGGCGCTGTTAATGCGCTCACCTCAAAAACCTTTGTTAACTATTCACTGGCGGCAAACCAGGGCAATTATTTGATCATTTCCCACCCCCTGCTTTACACAGGATCATCCGGTAATAATCCTGTAAATGACTATAAAGCCTATCGTGAATCATCCGACGGCGGGTCAAATAAGGTGTTGATCGCAAACATAGATGAACTGGTGGACCAGTTTGCTTTCGGTATCAAAAAACACCCGCTTTCTGTAAGGAACTTTATACGTTATGCAAGGGCCACCTTTGCCGACCAGCTCAAGGATGTGCTGCTCATCGGGCGGGGTATGGTCTATACTGAATACTGGGGGCGGCAGTCGGATCCCCTGGCAGACAGGCTGAATATTATACCCACTTTTGGTCATCCTGCTTCGGATAACCTGCTCAGTGCCGCCACCTTAACCAGTACGGTTTCGCTTACGCCTATCGGGCGATTGTCGGTAGTGAATGGCAGAGAAATTGAAGATTACCTCGAAAAGGTTAAAGAATATGAGAGTGTGCAGCGTAATGCACCCAATACACTGGCCGGCCGTGGCTGGATGAAAAATGTAGTACAGGTTACAGGATCCAGTGACTCCTACCTGGGAACAGTTTTGTGTAACTACATGGGTGTATATAAACAAATTATTGAGGATACCTTATTTGGCGGCAAAGCATCTACTTTTTGTAAAATACTGGCCGGTACATCAGATCAGTCTATGACAGATCAAATTAACCGGCTGTTTGGAGAAGGTATATGTTTTCTCAATTATTTTGGCCACTCTTCTGCTACTAACCTTGAGTTTAACCTTGATAATCCCCAGAACTATAATAACCAGGGCAAATACCCGGTGTTCTTTGTAAATGGTTGTAACGCAGGTAACTTCTTTACCTGGTACCCCCAGCGGCTGTCGGCGAATGAAACTTTATCAGAGAAATTCGTACTGGCCAAACAACGGGGAAGTATTGCATTTGTGGCGAGTACTCACTTTGGTATTGTGAACTACCTGAATCTTTACCTGACCAACCTGTATAATACTATCGGGCGGACAGACTATAATAAAACACTTGGTGAAACCTCGCGGGATGCCTTTCAGCTCATGATCAATGCTACCGGCCCCAGTGATTTCTACACGCGGTTACATGCAGAGCAAATTACCTTAAATGGAGATCCGGCTTTGCGTATCAATGCCCAGGGAAGGCCTGATTATGCCATAGAAGAATCTATGGTCATGGTTAATCCTTCTTTTATTTCTATTGCCGAAACGCACTTTGAGTTAAAAGCCAGCTTCATAAACCTTGGCCGGGCAGTCAGCGATTCTATCGTTGTGCAGGTAAAACAACAATATCCCAATGGCAGTACTGCTATTTTGTACCGAGAAAAAATAGCGGGTATACGGTATATGGATTCTGTCAACCTCATGGTACCCATTGTTGCTACCCGTGATAAGGGATCCCATATCTTCACTATATCAGTAGATGATGCCGGGGAAGTGGATGAAGTGACAGAGAATAATAACACTGTTACCAAGCTGGTAAATATTTACCAGGATGAAGCAAGACCTACTTATCCCTATAATTATGCCATTATAAAAGACCCCACACAGAAATTGATCGCTTCAACGGCTAATCCGTTTAGTGCGTTGAAAGAGTACATTATGGAGGTAGACACTTCTGAGAAATTTAATTCTTTTGATAAAAGGTCCCGGACCGTTTCTGCCACAGGAGGAATTGTTGAATTTGATCCGCAACTAAGCTACAAGGATAGTACTGTATATTACTGGCGTGTTTCGCCTGTTCCTCCTGCTAATGGAAGCTATCAGTGGTCCAATCACTCCTTCATGTACCTTAATAACCGGGAAGGATACAACCAGTCGCACTTCTTCCAGCAGGGAAAATCAACGGCCGAACGTATGTACCTGGATACAACATCCAGGCAATGGAAATATGGAAAAAGAAAGAACCAGCTTTTTGTGAAGAACTGTATTTATCAGACAGGTTGTAGTGTGGAAAGGGAATTTACAGTAGCTGTAAATGACAATGATTATATCCGGAGCGCCTGCATTGGTAAATCACTTGTATTTAATGTATTTGACAGTGTCACCTTTAAGCCCTGGGTCAATTCGGATGCCAATGGAAACGGCCTGAAACGGTATGGAAGCGCTGATAACGCTTGTGGAAGCACCAGGAAGTGGAATTTTGAGTTCTCGTATCTGACGCCAGCCAGTCGTAAGCTGATGATGGATTTTATGGATAGCATCCCTGTTGGCAATTTTGTAGTGGTACGCACCTTTGACTACAATAATCCCAATTCTTTGACCCCCACCTGGCAGAATGATACTTTGTTGTATGGCTCCGATAATTCCCTCTATCATAAATTATCGCAGGCAGGATTTGTGGACATAGATTCTATCAATGAGCTCAGGGCCTGGATATTCATTTACCAGAAAGGCCATGCACAGGATTTTATACCGAAGTCGGCCTTTACTGACACTTTCACCACCAAAACAACCCTGACAGCCAATTGTTATACGATCGATACAGTGGGATATATTTCTTCTCCTGTATTAGGACCTGCCAAAGAATGGAAGGAACTGCATTGGCATGGCACTTCCCAGGAGACCCCTTCTACCGACCATGCAAGCGTAAGTGTGATAGGTATCAACTCAAACTTTGTTGAAACACCGCTCATGACGGTTGATAAAAGTGTAACCCAGGTTGATCTGTCGTCTGTGATTGCAAAAGATTATCCTTATATGAGGCTGAAAATGCGTAATGCCGACTCTGTGAGCCAAACGCCCTATCAGCTCGATTACTGGCGTGTTTACTATACGCCTATGCCGGAGGGCTCCCTGGCGGCCAACGTGTTCCTACAGACAAAAGACACCGTCGAAGCCGGTGAACCTTACAAATTCGCCATTGCCTTTAAAAATATCAGTAAGGCCGACTTTGACAGTATGAACATTAAAGCCATCGTTACTGATAATAGCAATATACCGCATACGATTACGATACCTAAAAAGAAGGCCATCGTTTCGGGTGATACGCTCACCGTTTCCCTCGACCTGGATTCAACAGACAAATTTATCGGGAATAATACCTTGTATATTGATGTTAATCCCGATAATGACCAGTTGGAGCAGTATCATTTCAATAATTTCCTTTACCGTAACTTCTATGTGAAGCCGGATAAAACCAATCCGTTCCTGGATGTTACGTTTGATGGGGTGCATATCCTTAACCGGGATATTGTTTCTGCCAAGCCCCATATACAGATCAGGTTGAAGGATGAAGCAAAGCATCTGTTACTCAATGATACCAGCCTGAGCTCAGTGCAGGTGAAATACCCGGATAATACTACCCGTACTTACCATTTTGACAATGATACACTACGGTTTACGCCGGCAACCAGCGGCACGGATAATTCGGCCCTCATTGACTTTACGCCGGCCTTTACCAGCCAAACCAATCCTGAAGGAGATGAGTATGAGCTCATTATTAAGGGTAGCGACAGAAGTGGTAACAGAGCCGGTAGCACGGAATACAGGATATCTTTCAGGGTTATCAACAAGCCGATGATATCCAACCTGCTGAATTATCCAAATCCGTTCAGCACTTCTACTGCCTTTGTATTTACTATCACAGGCAGTGAAATGCCGCAGAATATAAAGATCCAGGTATTGACGGTAACCGGTAAAATAGTACGGGAAATAACCATTAATGAACTGGGCCCCTTGCGGATTGGCAGGAATATCACTGAGTTCAAATGGGATGGTACAGACCAGTATGGCCAGAAGCTGGCCAATGGCGTTTACCTTTACCGGGTAGTTACCAGCCTGAATGGAAGAACCATGGAGAAATACAAGGCCAGGAATGACGATACGGATAAGTTTTTCACCAATGGCTATGGAAAAATGTATTTGATGAGATAA
- a CDS encoding carbamoyltransferase family protein codes for MTILGISAFYHDAAAAIIQDGEVIAAAQEERFTRRKHDPSFPVQAIRFCLAYTGCSINDLDAIVFYDKPLLKFERLLETYYAHAPRGVRSFILSMPVWLKEKLFLKKLIWEALDTVEKVNRKKVKLLFPEHHLSHAASAFYPSPYERAAILTIDGVGEWATASICLGEGNRITVLKELHFPHSLGLFYSAFTYYCGFKVNSGEYKLMGLAPYGDPGSERVKRFKETIKEKLIDIKEDGSVFMNQSYYNYPVGLAMAKDAKWEVLFGFPRRVAEAPVEQHHCDLALAAQQVLEEAVFNMAREAKRITNADYLCMAGGVALNCVANGKLDTAQLFKQLYIQPAAGDAGGALGAAYAAYHIYYNKAREKHNACSDGLKGALLGTAYSDTQILSVLRKYNASFDFFDDENAMLEKAAALIAAGNITGWHQGRMEFGPRALGARSILADVRDPEMQKKLNLKIKYREGFRPFAPIVLAEEVSNYFEHAGISPYMLLVKPVKRDRQVPYPAEYNGTSMLEKLYFRRSDMPAITHIDYSARIQTVHKETNFRLWKLLHYMKEQTGYAVMVNTSFNVRGEPIVNTPDDAYKCFMRTSMDYLVIGNFILRKQDQPAWTENADWKNEIKPD; via the coding sequence ATGACAATTTTAGGTATATCCGCATTTTATCACGATGCTGCTGCTGCTATTATCCAGGATGGTGAAGTAATAGCTGCAGCTCAGGAAGAGCGTTTTACCCGCAGGAAGCATGATCCTTCTTTTCCGGTACAGGCCATACGGTTTTGCCTTGCGTATACCGGATGTTCGATCAATGATCTTGATGCCATTGTATTCTATGATAAGCCTTTATTAAAATTTGAACGCCTGCTGGAAACCTACTATGCCCATGCACCCAGGGGGGTAAGGTCCTTTATACTGTCAATGCCTGTCTGGCTTAAGGAAAAACTATTCCTGAAAAAACTGATCTGGGAGGCATTGGATACTGTTGAAAAGGTGAACAGGAAGAAAGTAAAATTACTTTTTCCTGAACATCATCTTTCACATGCTGCCAGTGCTTTTTACCCCTCTCCCTATGAGCGCGCGGCCATACTCACTATTGATGGGGTGGGGGAATGGGCCACAGCATCCATCTGCCTGGGTGAAGGGAACAGGATCACTGTATTAAAGGAACTTCATTTTCCCCATTCCCTCGGGTTGTTCTATTCTGCATTCACTTACTATTGCGGCTTTAAGGTAAACTCCGGTGAATACAAACTGATGGGGTTGGCGCCGTATGGTGATCCCGGCAGCGAACGGGTAAAGCGGTTTAAAGAGACCATAAAAGAAAAACTGATTGACATCAAAGAGGATGGTTCCGTTTTCATGAACCAGTCCTATTATAACTATCCGGTTGGGCTGGCAATGGCAAAGGATGCCAAATGGGAAGTCTTGTTTGGTTTTCCCAGGCGTGTAGCAGAAGCGCCTGTTGAGCAACATCATTGCGACCTTGCCCTGGCGGCTCAGCAGGTGCTGGAAGAAGCGGTGTTCAATATGGCAAGGGAAGCAAAAAGAATAACCAATGCCGATTACCTGTGTATGGCAGGAGGTGTTGCCCTGAATTGCGTGGCCAATGGCAAACTGGATACAGCCCAACTGTTCAAGCAACTATATATACAACCGGCTGCCGGAGATGCAGGAGGGGCGCTGGGCGCTGCTTATGCTGCTTATCACATATATTATAACAAAGCAAGGGAAAAGCACAACGCGTGCAGTGATGGCCTGAAAGGTGCTTTGCTGGGGACTGCTTACAGTGATACACAGATACTGTCTGTGCTCAGAAAATACAATGCTTCTTTCGACTTCTTTGACGATGAGAATGCCATGCTGGAGAAGGCGGCTGCGCTGATCGCCGCCGGCAATATAACAGGCTGGCATCAGGGCCGTATGGAGTTTGGCCCCAGGGCGCTGGGCGCCAGAAGCATTCTGGCCGATGTACGTGACCCTGAGATGCAAAAGAAACTGAACCTCAAAATAAAATACCGGGAAGGCTTCAGGCCCTTTGCACCTATTGTATTGGCGGAAGAGGTGAGTAACTATTTTGAGCATGCAGGTATATCGCCTTATATGTTATTGGTGAAACCGGTAAAAAGGGACCGGCAGGTACCTTATCCTGCGGAATACAACGGTACAAGCATGCTGGAGAAGTTGTATTTTCGGCGAAGCGACATGCCGGCTATAACGCATATTGACTACTCTGCACGCATTCAAACGGTACATAAAGAAACCAACTTCCGGTTGTGGAAATTACTGCACTATATGAAAGAGCAAACAGGCTATGCGGTAATGGTAAATACCAGTTTTAATGTACGCGGAGAGCCTATTGTTAATACGCCGGACGACGCCTATAAGTGCTTTATGCGCACAAGCATGGATTACCTGGTGATCGGTAATTTTATATTGCGTAAGCAGGACCAACCGGCCTGGACCGAAAATGCTGATTGGAAAAATGAAATTAAGCCGGATTAA
- a CDS encoding DUF5989 family protein has protein sequence MDFLKDLWAFLKVRKKWWLAPIIIILLLVGILLVLGGGSAMAPFIYTLF, from the coding sequence ATGGATTTCTTAAAAGATCTCTGGGCCTTCTTAAAAGTAAGAAAAAAATGGTGGCTCGCACCCATTATTATCATCCTGCTATTGGTCGGCATCCTGCTGGTGCTGGGCGGTGGATCGGCCATGGCCCCTTTTATTTACACCTTATTCTGA
- a CDS encoding radical SAM protein, whose product MYNLSSYISRGKTFLNNQLFPGNKKLSTLMIYATDLCDSACKHCLIWAKRPVHYLSFEKIKEIMQAKCITKHTAVGLEGGEFMLHPDAEKIMEWFYHNHPHYDLLSNCLKPGKLIEAVKKYPPQRLLISLDGTADTYLYMRGKPGYHSVLEVIEALHKVLPMSVMFTLSPYNDFDDMQHVAEICRKYGIDMRVGIYNDIAFFDTIDKAHETEIGSRKGEEPLRFSEVNEWKQSDAFGQAKAHKKEEIAGDISVAKHNYMAGGNFTDKIPAIIKEFSENYDFLVLYNEWRQGNLKMRCYSILDSLVILPDGGVPICQNLDLKLGNVFEKSLDEIFNGAATQELHKEYVHNCNQCWLNFHRKYDVILYRTFEKYFGKFLTSKMFGYYQWESDARTTYAGYFKKAGQ is encoded by the coding sequence ATGTACAACCTATCAAGCTATATTTCAAGGGGAAAAACGTTTCTGAACAACCAGTTATTTCCTGGTAACAAGAAACTGTCTACCCTGATGATATATGCCACGGACTTATGTGATTCTGCCTGCAAGCATTGTCTCATCTGGGCAAAACGTCCCGTTCATTACCTCTCCTTTGAAAAGATAAAGGAGATCATGCAAGCTAAGTGTATCACCAAACATACGGCTGTTGGATTGGAAGGAGGAGAATTTATGTTGCACCCGGATGCCGAAAAGATCATGGAATGGTTTTACCACAATCATCCTCACTATGATCTCCTGTCCAACTGCCTGAAGCCTGGTAAACTCATTGAAGCCGTCAAAAAATACCCTCCCCAACGTCTGCTCATCTCACTGGACGGTACAGCAGATACCTACCTCTACATGCGCGGAAAACCGGGCTACCACAGTGTGCTGGAAGTGATTGAAGCCCTGCACAAAGTATTGCCCATGTCTGTCATGTTCACCTTATCGCCTTACAATGATTTTGACGATATGCAGCATGTGGCGGAAATATGCAGGAAATATGGCATAGATATGCGCGTGGGGATATACAATGACATTGCTTTCTTCGATACCATTGATAAAGCCCATGAAACTGAAATAGGAAGCAGGAAGGGAGAGGAGCCCCTGCGTTTTTCCGAGGTAAATGAATGGAAACAATCAGACGCTTTCGGCCAGGCAAAAGCCCACAAAAAAGAAGAAATAGCAGGAGATATATCAGTTGCCAAACATAACTATATGGCAGGGGGGAACTTCACAGATAAGATCCCTGCCATCATCAAGGAGTTCAGTGAAAACTATGACTTTCTTGTATTATACAATGAATGGAGACAGGGAAACCTGAAAATGCGCTGTTACAGCATCCTGGATAGCCTGGTCATATTGCCCGATGGCGGGGTGCCCATCTGCCAAAACCTTGATCTCAAGCTGGGGAATGTTTTTGAGAAGAGCCTTGACGAGATATTTAATGGAGCAGCTACCCAGGAATTACATAAAGAGTATGTACACAATTGCAATCAATGCTGGCTGAATTTTCACCGTAAATACGATGTAATCCTGTACCGTACCTTCGAGAAATACTTTGGAAAGTTCCTGACCTCCAAAATGTTTGGCTACTATCAATGGGAGTCCGACGCCCGCACTACCTATGCCGGCTACTTTAAAAAAGCCGGACAATAA
- a CDS encoding Gfo/Idh/MocA family protein, whose translation MYTQRLIERYKTARKKKFLDKHSNYKHQYAFIGVGQHSISNLYPVIQYLGIPLSKICTLHIQNAQKMAGHFTGCVGTDNIGDILQDSSIKGVFVSASPTQHYGIVSRLLQAGKQVFVEKPPCFSLQELTTLIGYQGTANCQPGLQKRFSAINNLLQPYRAKTKNYSYRYLTGPYPEGNPPVELFIHPVDNLIHLFGPIAQSTIHSSGKDNATFFVHVTHHCGITGMLHLSTDHSWQSAIDELQINTTGDVLHASYPFRLTGIEKPARFLSLPLEKIFKSPVHQKVYLDNNGFSLTAAHNSLALQGFLGEIEHFVSMTEQGIQDKQHNLQSLVDTYELLEKMNAAGMRS comes from the coding sequence ATGTATACCCAACGCCTTATTGAGCGATATAAAACGGCCAGGAAAAAGAAGTTCCTTGATAAGCATTCGAATTATAAGCACCAATATGCATTCATTGGGGTGGGACAGCACAGCATCAGCAACCTGTACCCGGTTATCCAGTACCTGGGTATTCCACTCAGCAAGATCTGCACCCTGCATATACAGAATGCCCAAAAGATGGCGGGCCATTTTACCGGTTGTGTAGGTACGGATAACATCGGCGATATTTTGCAGGACAGCTCCATTAAAGGCGTATTTGTAAGCGCCTCGCCCACGCAGCACTATGGGATCGTAAGCCGGCTATTGCAGGCCGGAAAACAGGTATTTGTTGAAAAGCCGCCCTGTTTTTCATTACAGGAACTTACCACGCTGATCGGGTACCAGGGAACTGCCAATTGCCAGCCAGGATTGCAGAAACGCTTTTCGGCTATTAATAACCTGCTGCAGCCATACCGGGCCAAAACAAAGAATTACAGTTACCGGTACCTTACAGGACCTTACCCGGAAGGGAACCCACCTGTTGAATTGTTCATTCATCCTGTTGATAACCTTATTCATCTTTTTGGCCCAATAGCCCAATCAACAATACATAGTTCCGGGAAAGATAATGCCACTTTCTTTGTGCATGTTACGCATCATTGCGGGATCACTGGTATGCTTCATTTGTCTACCGATCATTCCTGGCAATCGGCTATTGATGAGCTGCAAATAAATACTACCGGCGATGTGCTGCATGCCAGTTACCCGTTCAGGCTTACCGGCATTGAAAAACCTGCCCGCTTTTTAAGCCTCCCGCTGGAAAAGATCTTTAAATCGCCTGTGCACCAAAAGGTATACCTCGACAATAACGGCTTTTCATTAACGGCCGCTCATAATAGCCTTGCCCTGCAGGGCTTCCTGGGCGAGATTGAACACTTTGTAAGTATGACAGAACAAGGTATACAGGACAAGCAACACAACCTGCAAAGCCTGGTGGATACTTATGAATTACTGGAAAAAATGAATGCGGCAGGCATGCGTTCTTAG
- a CDS encoding riboflavin synthase, giving the protein MFTGIIEATGRIEEISPAGTNLTLWLSSPITGELKVDQSVSHSGICLTVEAIKGDQYRVTAIAETLEKTNLGSWKTGDLVNLERCLSFQGRLDGHIVQGHVDATAECIDKKDRDGSWEFRFRFPPAFAALVIEKGSISLNGISLTIFGVTHDEFSVAIIPYTFEHTDIQRIIPGSRVNLEFDMIGKYVSRIFRVRNEQ; this is encoded by the coding sequence ATGTTTACAGGCATTATAGAGGCCACTGGCCGGATAGAGGAAATTTCACCCGCAGGCACCAATCTTACTTTATGGCTCTCCTCCCCTATTACCGGGGAGCTGAAAGTAGACCAAAGCGTTTCCCACAGTGGGATCTGCTTGACGGTAGAAGCCATCAAAGGCGACCAGTACCGGGTGACAGCCATTGCGGAGACCCTGGAAAAGACGAACCTGGGAAGCTGGAAGACCGGCGACCTGGTAAACCTGGAGCGATGCCTGTCTTTCCAGGGAAGGCTGGATGGCCATATCGTGCAGGGGCACGTAGACGCTACCGCTGAGTGTATTGATAAAAAGGACCGCGACGGAAGCTGGGAATTCAGGTTCAGGTTCCCGCCGGCATTTGCCGCCCTGGTAATAGAAAAAGGGTCTATCAGCCTGAATGGCATCAGTCTCACCATTTTCGGGGTTACCCACGATGAGTTTTCCGTAGCCATCATTCCTTACACTTTCGAGCATACTGATATTCAACGCATTATACCAGGCAGCCGGGTCAATCTTGAATTTGACATGATCGGGAAATATGTTTCCCGTATTTTCCGGGTGCGCAATGAACAATGA
- the rpsU gene encoding 30S ribosomal protein S21, which translates to MLIIDSKDCENIDKALKKYKKKFEKAKILLQLRERQSYTKPSVRRRNQVLKAVYKQKIASGQIEG; encoded by the coding sequence ATGCTGATCATTGATTCAAAAGATTGCGAAAATATTGACAAAGCGCTCAAGAAGTACAAGAAGAAGTTTGAAAAAGCCAAGATCCTGTTGCAACTGAGAGAGCGTCAATCTTACACCAAGCCGTCTGTAAGGCGTCGTAACCAGGTGTTGAAAGCTGTCTATAAGCAAAAAATAGCCAGCGGTCAGATCGAAGGATAA